CAACAGACATTTTTCGGAAAAATGATCTTTCTTGTAAGTGATTGAAATAGCAGCGATAAATGTCTTGTTGAGCGTTGGCTGGCGCTGCCTCACAAGCCAGGCGGGAATTACATCGCCAATTCCGGCATTTTCTCATCTTCGACGTGTACGAATGCGAGTTCCCCGTCTCCCCGGGGCATGGCGAACGCATGAAAAAGGCGCCGTCGGAGATCCGCGGCGCCTTGATGGGGTCAGGCATTGAATGGGTTTGCGGCCCTTACGCCTTGATCTTGAGCTGCGCCATGATCTTTTCGAGGTAGCCGAGCAGGAGCGCCGAAATAACGAAGGCGAGGTGCATGAAGGTCAGCCACATCAACTGGGTATTGGTGTATTGCTGCGCATTCAGGAAGACCTGCAGCAGATGGATCGACGAGATCGCCACGATCGAGGAGGCGACCTTGATCTTCAGGCTGCCGGAATCGAGCTTGCCGAGGAATGAGACGTCGGCTTCGGCCACATCGAAACGGCTGACGAAATTCTCGTAGCCTGAGATCATCACCATCAGGATCAGGCTCGCCACAAGAGCTGCGTCGATCAGACCGAGCATCGCAAGGATCATTTCGGCATCGTCGAAAACGAAGACGTTCTTTGCGACTTTGAGGAACTTGTAGGCGAACGACACCGCGTAGACCGCAAGGGCTGCGACCAGGCCTAGATAGAAGGCGACAAGGATCCAGCGGGAAGAAAGGATGATCCGTTCGACCAGGATTTCGAGGGACTTCATGGGGCTGCGCTCCATCAGAATCTGCGGTTTGGTGCGCATTGCTTAATTAACGGCTCTCTCTGGAGCAAGTGTACTCCAAAGAATTCAATCAAGGGCTGCATTCAGCAGGTGGACAAAAGCGTTGCCGGCAATCTCGAGAGTGCCGCTGTTGTCAATGGTGACGGTGTCGAGTGCGACATCCGCGCTGCGGGCCTGGCGTTCGAGGCGCGCGGTGATTGCGGCACCGCTTTCTCGGCCGCGCTTTGCCAGACGCTCGGCCCTCACCTCGGCGTGCGCGGTTATCGTGACGATCTTCACGCGCGGGAACGTCGCCGCAAAGGCGGGCAACGCCTGGCGGCTGCCGTTGATGATCACGATGCTCCCCTGCCCGACAGCGTCACACGCTTCCCGGGGAACGCCGTACGACAGCCCGTGCGCCTCCCAGCAGACGCAGAAGGCTTCTTCGTGCTTCATGCGTGAAAACGTGTTCTCGTCGACACCGATATGCGCTTCGCTGCCGGCATCCGCCGGTCGGGTAATGACACGGCGCGCGAAGACAATCCTGTC
This portion of the Rhizobium sp. ARZ01 genome encodes:
- a CDS encoding TIGR00645 family protein, with translation MKSLEILVERIILSSRWILVAFYLGLVAALAVYAVSFAYKFLKVAKNVFVFDDAEMILAMLGLIDAALVASLILMVMISGYENFVSRFDVAEADVSFLGKLDSGSLKIKVASSIVAISSIHLLQVFLNAQQYTNTQLMWLTFMHLAFVISALLLGYLEKIMAQLKIKA
- the phnN gene encoding phosphonate metabolism protein/1,5-bisphosphokinase (PRPP-forming) PhnN; this translates as MTEAAKPAAVVAEIGTAVIVVGPSGAGKDSVMTFAARHFAGKDRIVFARRVITRPADAGSEAHIGVDENTFSRMKHEEAFCVCWEAHGLSYGVPREACDAVGQGSIVIINGSRQALPAFAATFPRVKIVTITAHAEVRAERLAKRGRESGAAITARLERQARSADVALDTVTIDNSGTLEIAGNAFVHLLNAALD